One window of the Camelina sativa cultivar DH55 chromosome 1, Cs, whole genome shotgun sequence genome contains the following:
- the LOC104747012 gene encoding importin subunit beta-1-like, which translates to MAMEITQFLLAAQSADARIRTEAEGSLRQFQEQNLPQFLLSLSFELASDDKPSESRRLAGILLKNSLDAKDSATKDHLVKQWFAIEVALKSQIKEQLLRTLGSSILEARHTSAQVIAKVASIEIPQKQWPELVGSLLNNMTQQGSPAHLKQSTLETLGYVCEEISHHDLVQDEVNSVLTAVVQGMNQSENTAEVRLAATKALLNALDFSQTNFENEMERTYIMKMVCETACSKEAEIRQAAFECLVSIASTYYEVLEQYMQTLFELTSNAVKGDEESVALQAIEFWSSICDEEIDRQEYDSPDSGDSSPPHSCFIEKALPHLVQMLLETLQKQEEDQDHDDDVWNISMAGGTCLGLVARTVGDGVVPLVMPFVERNISSPDWRSREAATYAFGSILEGPTIDKLAPMVAAGLEFLLTATKDGNNHVRDTTAWTLSRIFEFLHSPESGFSVISPENLPRIVGVLLESIKDVPNVAEKVCGAIYNLAQGYEDSGASSSILSPYLTEIITHLLAAAERTDGAESKLRGAAYETLNEVVRCSNLSEASSIIAHLLPAIMKKLAETMDLPIISTDDREKQAELQASLCGVLQVIIQKLSGSDDTRPIIMQNADDIMRLFLRVFGCHSSSVHEEAMLAIGALAYATGAEFVKYMPELFKYLQMGLQNFEEYQVCSITVGVIGDICRALDEKVLPFCDQIMGLLIQNLQSDALHRSVKPPIFSCFGDIALAIDAHFERYVAPAIQIMQGAAQVCAQMDTLDEELMDYASQLRRSIFEAYSGILQGFKDTKADLMIPYAQHLLQFVEVVSKDSLRDESVTKAAVAAMGDLADVVGENTKQLFRNFTFCGEFLNECLQSEDEDLKVTARWTQGMIARLMISS; encoded by the exons ATGGCTATGGAGATCACTCAGTTTCTACTGGCTGCCCAGTCAGCTGATGCAAGGATCCGTACTGAAGCAGAGGGTAGTCTCAGGCAATTCCAAGAGCAGAACTTGCCGCAGTTCTTACTATCCTTGTCTTTTGAGCTTGCTAGCGATGATAAACCTTCTGAATCCCGTCGACTTGCTGGCATCCTGCTAAAGAATTCTCTTGATGCTAAAGATTCTGCCACAAAAGATCATCTAGTGAAGCAATGGTTTGCTATCGAAGTTGCTCTTAAATCCCAGATCAAGGAACAGTTGCTAAGAACTCTTGGCTCATCTATCCTTGAGGCCAGGCATACTTCAGCTCAGGTTATTGCTAAGGTAGCCTCCATCGAAATTCCTCAGAAGCAGTGGCCTGAACTTGTTGGATCGCTTCTTAACAATATGACCCAGCAAGGCAGTCCCGCACACTTGAAGCAGTCAACCTTAGAAACTCTTGGTTATGTCTGTGAAGAGATATCACATCATGATCTTGTGCAAGATGAAGTGAATTCTGTCCTTACAGCAGTTGTGCAGGGCATGAACCAGTCTGAAAATACCGCAGAAGTTCGTCTTGCAGCAACAAAGGCACTGTTGAATGCCCTGGATTTCTCCCAAACTAATTTTGAGAATGAAATGGAGAGAACTTACATCATGAAGATGGTATGCGAGACTGCATGCTCCAAGGAGGCAGAGATCAGGCAAGCTGCATTCGAGTGCCTTGTCTCCATTGCATCAACATACTACGAGGTGCTGGAGCAATACATGCAAACACTCTTTGAGCTCACATCAAATGCTGTAAAAGGAGATGAAGAGAGTGTTGCCCTCCAAGCAATCGAGTTCTGGAGTTCCATCTGTGATGAAGAGATCGACCGTCAAGAGTATGACAGTCCTGATAGCGGTGACTCATCCCCTCCCCATTCTTGTTTCATAGAGAAGGCTCTTCCCCATTTAGTTCAAATGTTGCTAGAAACTCTGCAAAAGCAGGAAGAGGATCAGGATCACGACGACGATGTCTGGAACATATCTATGGCTGGTGGGACATGCCTTGGCCTCGTTGCCAGAACGGTTGGAGATGGTGTAGTCCCTCTTGTGATGCCTTTTGTTGAGAGAAACATAAGCTCGCCAGATTGGCGAAGCCGGGAGGCAGCCACTTATGCTTTTGGATCAATTTTGGAGGGCCCAACAATTGATAAACTTGCCCCGATGGTTGCTGCTGGCTTAGAATTCCTCCTTACCGCAACCAAAGATGGTAATAACCATGTCAGGGACACAACTGCTTGGACTCTGAGCCGTATCTTTGAGTTTTTGCACTCCCCAGAAAGTGGTTTCTCTGTTATATCACCCGAAAACCTCCCTAGAATTGTGGGTGTATTACTAGAATCGATTAAAGATGTGCCAAATGTGGCAGAGAAGGTGTGTGGAGCAATATACAATCTTGCACAGGGATATGAAGACTCTGGAGCAAGTTCGTCTATTCTCTCTCCTTATCTTACGGAGATCATCACACATCTGCTTGCAGCGGCTGAGCGTACCGATGGGGCGGAGTCTAAGCTAAGAGGTGCTGCGTATGAAACCTTAAACGAGGTTGTCCGGTGTTCAAACCTTTCAGAGGCCTCGAGTATCATAGCACATCTCCTCCCTGCCATCATGAAAAAACTAGCTGAGACGATGGACCTCCCTATAATATCAACTGATGACCGTGAGAAGCAAGCAGAACTCCAGGCTTCTCTTTGTGGTGTTCTCCAAGTCATAATCCAGAAGCTGAGTGGCTCGGATGACACGAGACCCATCATTATGCAGAACGCAGATGACATCATGAGGCTGTTCCTAAGGGTGTTCGGATGCCATAGTTCAAGTGTCCACGAAGAAGCCATGCTTGCAATTGGTGCTCTTGCCTACGCGACTGGAGCTGAGTTTGTGAAATACATGCCTGAGCTCTTCAAATATCTCCAGATGGGACTGCAGAATTTCGAAGAATACCAAGTCTGCTCAATCACCGTAGGAGTGATTGGTGACATTTGCCGTGCCCTGGATGAAAAAGTCCTACCTTTTTGCGATCAGATCATGGGTCTCCTTATCCAAAACCTTCAAAGTGATGCACTCCACAGATCGGTGAAGCCTCCAATATTCTCATGCTTCGGAGATATTGCTCTGGCGATTGATGCTCATTTTGAAAGGTATGTAGCTCCAGCCATTCAAATCATGCAAGGAGCTGCTCAGGTGTGTGCTCAGATGGACACGCTTGACGAGGAGCTTATGGATTATGCGAGCCAACTCCGGAGAAGCATCTTTGAGGCATACTCAGGGATACTACAAGGGTTCAAGGACACAAAAGCCGACCTCATGATACCCTACGCTCAGCATCTCTTGCAGTTTGTTGAAGTAGTGTCCAAAGATTCCCTAAG GGATGAGAGCGTGACAAAAGCAGCGGTTGCAGCAATGGGTGATCTTGCGGATGTTGTAGGAGAGAACACAAAGCAGTTGTTCAGAAACTTCACCTTCTGTGGTGAGTTCCTCAATGAGTGTCTCCAATCAGAGGATGAAGATCTCAAGGTCACTGCACGCTGGACTCAAGGAATGATCGCAAGGCTCATGATCTCGTCATAA